ttgaattCAAGGcctgttggaattcaagtcagcggaagacgacttaccggattccgatgcgcaaacagcaaatagccCCGGAACAAACGTTGAATTGCCGATGAAACACGAACAACACTtcctcacgttagtctggatgcaatcacaaggaaaacacctgatttccacggcgtaaatgccgattgttcttgcaaaagtgaaaatggaatgccttcttcttctttggaaagggagagaaaatttTGGTGCGAATGATTTGCCAACCGGTCCAACGGTTGTGTTCAGGAGGCTTTTATACGTCTCCCTTCGTACCCCTCCATtagtgtctttccatcgtaacGCATCAAGAAGAAACGGTGcgttccaatcgcaccccatcatggacgtaccagctaaagtacaacatctcccacttagacatgatgggcttgatagcactctatcaagaatataaggcattcaacattcctcaactttacaaaacaattcatactggcaaataagctatgcgaccagtgagtacacctgcacttgggagcttaaattatgcacctgttagggatgacataatggctacaaccttgaaaagaaataaacaattgatgtctcacagtaccccagacatattttgttacatcagtccaagtatacctatcccttaaaggctatacttgattattctcaaaagcacaccatgtatttacaattatatccgcAATCACAtaaggcgatataattggtcgaccaataAATatatgtgatagatgtaaaacaacaatagtcttccttcgcactcatgtctctctcaatttcagaacaatTGCTTTCCTAGACACGTCCCATAGGCCATATCTATTCTTGACCGcccgtaacatgctaaagtagcaacattgatctttcacttcgagaaTATAGTCAAAAGTAACATAGGACacaaaattgaggtaaattataaattacctcaagggctcacatgatgagtaaatagggataattttactcatcttcccttattgttcgtacaatgcacatgtagtatgaattacatgctatagtggattactctttctataagagcgtatgtcatttatcaaatatatccaccatacagatcttagcctaaacatagtcacgtgcttctcacgtactcatgtttaacccgagtgctatatcagcttgctttctatagcgcccaattaagtactcgcatctagcatctttcaggcatacatgattgtgggaatatcatgttcggtcttgttataaacaaatcacagacctcatcttgactccaatcaaggcgacatattttatgtaccagaCTTGCTCtttagcatttatttgtacataacgtctcatctcaacgtgctaactaaagcacttgaggcgattgctcgtgtgagtgagctaATCATTAcctgctgacatacttttcaataatacatgtgtgtttgtgctagtctcatagtggatttgtacttattgataaaacatcaaatcactaataaataaacaagtacaatacatatgttcataaatacataaaccaatgatcctctacaataacaGTTCTCACATTCTACacaatcctagtgacatcctatgggtcaagaatatgtctctaggaatagccttcgtaaatggatcagcaaccattctattggttgaaatgtattgcatGATCACTTCTTTATGCGCTATAATATCTCTGATGAAattattctttatgtcaatgtgttttgtccttccatgatacttgggatctttcacataggcaatggctgcttgactatcgcaataaactgtCACCGGTCTTGGAACTTTAGTCAcattggctaaattttccaagaaacgttttagccatactgcttcttgcactgcagcaaaacatgcaataaattctgcctccatcgtagacaagaccgtgcatgtctgtttcttgctattccaagaaatcgcacctccattgagcaagaacgcatatccagaagtcgatttacgctcatcTAGGTTTCCACCCCAATCGGCATCTAAATAACCCAATAGGCataaatcattcccttggtaacaaagtcgatagtccatggtgcccttcaagtatctcagaatcctcttcactgctttccaatgtgcttaaccgggatttgattgatgtcggctcaccaatcccacggcataGCATATGTCGagtcgagtacacatcatagcatacatcaaactttcGACTgcactagcgtaaggaacagttttcatcattttaatttcttctggagtcttaggacacatcttaGTACTTaagccttcaccttgcatgacaggggtatctgtgggattacaatgctgcatattgaaacgctcaagaatcttcataatataaaactcttgtgataaagtaaggagtttccttgattgatctctttcgatcttaactcttaatatataagcagcttctcccatgtccttcatctcaaaattggaggacaaccattcttttatggtgataaccaaaaccttgtcatttccagccaacggaatatcgtccacataaagtgataaaatcacaaatttatctttggaccACTTGACAgatacacagtgatcttcttcgatcatcgtgaaaccaaaagttattattgctcgatgaaaacgaagataccactgtctagatgattgcttaaggccatatattgagcgatgaagcttgcaaactttatgtTCTTGACCTTTACCTATGAAACatattggttgtttcatatatatttcctcatctaattctccattgagaaatgccgtctttacatcaatttgatgtaattcaaggtccaaatgtgcaacgatggctagaataagccgtattgaggcaaaccttacaactggtgaaaaagtttcctcatagtctataccctcttgttgagtataacattttgccacaaggtgagccttatCCTTTTCAATGGATCCGTCCGCCCTACGCTTAATCTTAAAGActcatttgtttccaatggccttacgattgggtggtagatcaaccaaatCCTAGAcatggtttgccctcattgactccatctcatcttccaaagcttttctccattcttctttatcagaggatgagagagcctcttgaacagtcttaggctcggcatcatctttttgagcaatcataaatgcttccccttcaatctcaaatcgacgacggggaatacttttacgattacttttacgcaattgaatttctcttgaattcaattcattagGCAATGCAATACTCTCACTAGGTCTTGCATGTTGaggtaaattttcatttctctctacaacatcagtgggtgtgttatcaggatcttcaatctcatataattggaagtccttatcaatctcacctctactaggaaaatcgttctccaagaacgtgacatctcgtgactccatttcggtcacacttccattagcttgttcacctatgaacatgTACCATTTGGAAtgttcagaatatcttataaagatacatttcttccctctaggacctaatttgccatatttatgggaagaatcatgaatataagctgcacatccccatgAGCATATactactcaagtctggtttcctaccagtccataattcataaggggtggaagtgaccgattttgagggcactcAATTAAGTATAAGGGCAGcagtcaataacgcatctccccaataggagataggtaaatttgcttgcaccatcatagacctaaccatttccaatagggttctattccttctctcagctacccaattttgttgtggagtaccaggaatagtcaattgtcatacaattcctttttcatcacaaagagccttgaattacttcgatagatactcacgtccacgatcggttctcaatgcctttattgttttgttcaactgattctctaccatcgctatatatcgtttaaagcagtctaatgcttatgacttatgggagatcataaagacataaccgaaacgtgtgaagtcatctatgaaagtgatgaaatatgaggctccatgccttgccctcacattcaaaggaccacaaatgttagaatgtatgagatgcaatggaaattcagttctagtccctttaccgaatggttttctagttacttttcccgctagacaatgttcacatacggatAGACTAACAAAGTGAGTGAcctaaaaggccttctctagctaatatttgcattctttgcaatccaatgtgacctaatctagcatgccaagtacttgcatcaatctcaacattactagaagatgcaattaaagaaaaacaaccatcgacATTAAtattgtactgatcatagtcaatgtctaacaccataaaaccattcgatacatgacctgaaccataataaattgttccaaacaaaatgtcaacacaatcaccatggaaattcaatacataacctaagctaagaagaacaactacagagaccaagtttcgtcgaatatctagagcataaaggacatcatgcaAGAACAGGTTTCGACCACCAagtaagattaatttacatgtgccgatacccttcacttcaactcttgagttattcccaacatatatccatcttcttccaggcgGTATCCGatgatactccacaaatgcttctcggtctctagctacgtggtctgttgctcctgagtctatagtccacattggatgagattcagcaagcattacagtactagaaacaaaagcattactcaaaCTAATGGAGTAATAAggtacctttttcggctcagtacattcacgagcaaagtgacccatcttgccacaattgtagcactccatcttggccttgtccttcttcccaccacgtTTCTTGCGttggaaggtcttagccctcttgGATGCCTTATcagtcttcttccctttgttgttgaattgagaaTTCCTTTTGCGCTTGAAGCCCGAAGCCTTGCGTGAActcgattcagcaacataagcatgggtagaggatctcgcagcctctaggcgctcatcctctaattccaaatgacgcgcaatatcatcaaaagtgacaatattctcattatgtgtcatattgatcttcatatgctctcAATTGtcaggaagagaccttataacagcctgaacttgctgttcataagtaagggagtgacctgcTGACTTCAGCTCACGGAttatgtttgacatctcccgaagatgctgcctcatcgttacatttgggcgctttcggaatgtgtcaaacttgatggtgagtctccttagtttagtggcagatgtaccaccaaacttatctttcaaaggaacccacatagcttgagctttatcataactttcgaACTCACACAtaagatcatcttgcatactgcttagcaacgtgatgcgagcaatgctatttttctttttccaagcttaaTAAGCTTCCAGATCTCTcctgtgttgagctgaagttccatgctcacGTTCATCTatggtatggttgagggtttccaaaacctcttactcctcaaggatgtactgaacatttcggtgccaaatatcataattgtcaccgttcagcttctcaccctcattgaggtcagccacaatggtcttggatgccgaagccataatcaattgctataacacattgacataataaatgcagaatcaatactagcacactttccaaagtaacacacatatttaatttgcagcaaagacaaactaaattaatgataattcaacaaaagacacaaaagcaaaagttcactgtgttcccaatcaacttccatgtacaattgttctattatcattaattagtttaatttgcgcaaattttaaGTCATTGGTGAGAACTCCCtcgaattctaccaacctacgaactcccactaggaaaaaataattacatgatcttatgtaatttctacatttttccattaacacaaaaaacatagcatgataataaccaacatataaacaacaatcatgcttcaactataattaaaatcgcaattcaacatgtaatggatttcctcccattgttcgaattttctagcaactagaaaattgcaattatattaaaaatatatacatgatatcatcaaaccaagctctacacaacATATATGACATCATTTGCACACAAGTTAGCTATTGTATTTCCTAAACcataagaaaatacaagctacaaaatgaataaattatgctttaaaccccaaaaaatacACGTACATAGGGTTTTCTacgcattttcatacatttataaaattcaactATCAAAAATAACTATACCATAGTGCATATCACATTCATACGAACCAAATGCTAATGACCATGCTCCAATCGGAGCTAGCACGCCCCCCCACGtgccgcctgagtgcgcggtGCGTGTGGTGCACACGCCAGCGAGCCAAACGGCTCCTGGCCAGTctgaccggtccgaccggtgaccggtccgaccggtttgACTGCTGGACTGGTTGACCGGTTCGACCCATTGACCGGTCAACGGACGGgtcggtcgggtcgggtcgcgtCGGGTCAACCTCGGGTCAGGTCGGGTCATGGGTTGGTTCGCCGACCAGTGACTGGCCGGCCAACTTTCGCCGGCgttgacgtcatcgatgacgtcatccaagCAATTACCGACCATTTGATGACGTCATccgtgacgtcagcacgcgttgCTTCGTCGACGCGCACATGATGCTCACACGTCGGTTCGCTTACGCCAGTGTGTGACGTCACGCACCGATTCACTGGCGTGCCCAACGCGTCAGgtgcgtggcgcccacgcgcagtggcttctggccgcgcgtgtgggtgcATCCGATGTCCTCCGGCCGCGCTCGAACCACCGTCGGACTCGTCTCAACGAGTATTTTCACCATGTATATtcaaaagttgattttggccaaaaaaaatattttgaaattggcGAAAATCGCACGGATGCACGCAACCCCGAACCCGTTCTTcactttggtttgatttttcgaCGATTcacatatcaatttcaattaataaacATCCAACCAGTATATATATCATACTCTTGATCCCGATATCAAATGATGAACTGGAAAATTCGATGAAAAATAAGGTAGAAACCACGaccaggctctgataccaatgttggaattcaagtcggcgggAGACGACTTACCGGATTCCAATGCGCAAACAGTAAATAGCCCCaaaacgaacgttgaattgccgaTGAAACATGAACAACACTtcctcacgttagtctggatgcaatcacaaggaaaacaccctatttccacagcgtaaatgccgattgttcttgcaaaagtgaaaatggaataccttcttcttctttggaaatggagagaaaattttGGTGCGAATGATCTGCTAACCGgtccaacggttgtgttcgggGGGCTTTTATACGTCTCCCTTCATACCCCTCCATtagtgtctttccatcgtaacgcatcaagacgaaacggtgcgttccaatcgcaccccatcatggacgtaccaaCTAAAGTACAACAAGGCCCATTTGAGGAATAAGAAGAAGTTCACTGAACAAAACATAAATGATTTGGGAGTGGCTCCTTTTACCTATTTGTCCGCAAATACAATAATAAGACAGGAAGAAGACATTGCTCAACCAATATCAAGAAGGTCCGTTGATAACGATGCTTGTGAAGAATCATGCTTCTTTGAACCTTAAATTGGAATtctgtttctttcatttgtaacCTGTTTATGGAATTAGGTTCTAGAACATCTCATGCACAAAGCTATAGATCATATTAGGAATATCGAAATTCATTAGGATGCTTGCAAGCTCAAGTACATGACTGACTCCACTTGGTGCTTATTAGTTTGTtgtcctttatttttttccctcgaTTATAAGATAGTTAAAAGGCACCAGAGTCAATTTACATCACATATAAAAGGACTCTACTCCCCCACTACCAGCAAGCGGTGGCGGACTAGCCTCAACGCCCGGTGTAGCCTCCTGCATTTACATGTCCGCCCTTTCCGCCCGATCCACTTGATCCAGCAAAGACACTCCAGCGTGCTGAACCTGCTCCGCCGTTGGCATTTCCGCCCCCTGCTCCATCTACACGTCCGCCCTCTCCACCCGATCCACTTGATCCACCAAAGATATTCCCGCATGCTGAACCTGCTCCGCCGTTGGCATTTCCTGGCGGATATACCAGATTTCCTCCAGGCTGGCCGCCATGGCCAGGTCCATAGCCGCCTGCGCCGGGGCCGTACCCGCCTCCGCTGGGGCCGTACCCACCTCCGCCGGGGCCGTACCAGCCTCCACCGGGGCCGTACCCACCTCCACTAGGGCCGTACCAGCCTCCACCTGGGCCGTACCCGCCTCCGCCTCCAACAGGGCCGTACCCGCCTCCACCAGGGCCATACCCGCCTCCACCAGGGCCGTACCCGCCTCCGCCGGGATAGCCGTGCTCAGACATTTTGATGACCCTCACTTAAGGAAATATTGCCCTGCAAAGGTGTGTTGCCAGCTGAGATGGTGTGCGGTGATCGAAAGCAGGGAACACGGGGATTtatataggaaaatatttgaCCGGGTGACCAAGGAGTCTCGTGGAGGAGGACCAGTGACTTGGAGTGTACTGCCACGCGGCGACTGACTGGCATCGTCCTAAGGAGTTAATGTTCCCCGCGTTTCAGCCACTATCCATTATCGCGTGCGCGTCGGCCATTTTTCGTTTTCTTGTACAGACTTAGCGCGTGTATTAAACTGAATTTGGACCATTTTATCAAGTGGGATTGACATGGAGGCCTTCAATTTTCTACGGCTCGAATTCGGTTTCGTACCGTCCGGAGGTGAAAATCATGCCTTGAATTCAAGGCCCATTTGAGGAATAAGAAGTTCACTGAGCAAAACATAAATGATTTGGGCGTGGCTCCTGCTACCTATTTGTCCGCAAATACAATaataagagaggaagaagacatTGCTCAACCAATGTCAAGAAGGTCCTGTCCAATCTTCATTAGCTTTTGCACCTAAATTTTCTACCAAGTCTTTCCAATTCAGTACGCGTTTCCAAATTAAGTGTTTGGTTTGCATGTATATTCCACATCGAAGGATCGGGATACGAAGTCTAACTCTAGTCCCTAAAACAACCCGTTCTAGATCCCCACCACAAAAACTTTGGATGTGATTGCTTGAGGAAAACTGAAGTTCATATAATACATCACACATCCAATTCCTTACTAATAGACATATAAGCGTTTGTTCCTTCGTAGAACGACACGTGCTATTCTTCTTTGTTTATCcactctctcctttttttttttcttgagcaAAACTAAAGTTCATTTAATACATTACGCATCCAATTCCTTGCCGATAGACAGATAAGGGTTCATTCCTTTGTAAAAactaaaacagaaaaagaagaaaaattgatcacgtgctattcttcttcctttgtccaaactttctcttgattttttttccttttttattttcttttttgtgaaaatgcTTCTTATTTAGGAAATTATCAgcatgagacaaaaaaaaaaagtagattaTTCAAATTTGAATCTTAAAAGTGGTAAAAGGATCCAATGTCTCAAATTTGCTTGAGTCATTagtaaaacagaaaaagaaaaaaaaattgatcactagCAATGCACCTTTTCTTCCTTATCTAGGATAGCTATGCGGATTGCATCTCCCATCCatttacttataaaaaaataaagaatctttctttttttcttccactATTTAGATTATGTCAAATCCGCTTTTCAAAAGGAGAGAGGCAACAAACTCTTCTGAATGTTAGAGACACGTTTAAGATCATCGTTGATTTGTGGAGAAAATATATGGATGTGATTGCTTGAGAAAAAGTGAAGTTCATTCAATACATCTCGTATCCAATTCCTTGCCGATAGATAGATAACGGTTCATTCCTTCATAAAAACGACACATGCTATTCTTCTTCCATTATCCactctcttttttctattttccttttcttttttttttgtgaaaatgctccttaatttaggaaattattaGCTTGAGACCGATCAAATTGTTTTCAGATTATTCGAATTTGAATCTTCCAGGATCAAATGTCTCAAATTTGCTTGAGTCATTagtaaaacagaaaaaaaaaaaaaattgatcactgaCCATGCACCTTTTCTTCCTCATTCGGGATAGTTATGCAGATTGCATCTCCCATCCATTTTACTcatgacaaaagaaagaatatttctctttttctttcactaTTTGGATTATGCCAAATCAGCTTTTCAAAAGGAGAGAGGCAACGCACTTTTTTGAACGATAGAGACACGTTTAAGATTATCATTGATTTGTGGAGAAAACATATGGACTTGATTGCTTGAGCAAAACTAAAGTTCATTTAATACATTACGCATCCAATTCCTTGCCGATAGACAGATAAGGGTTCATTCCTTTGTAAAAACTACACGTgctattcttcttcctttgtccactttctcttttttccttttttattttcttttttgtgaaaatgcTTCTTATTTAGGAAATTATCAGCAtgagactttaaaaaaaaatagattattcAAATTTGAATCTTAAAAGTGGTAAAAGGATCCAATGTCTCAAATTTGCTTGAGTCATTagtaaaacagaaaaagaaaaaaaaaattgatcactagCAATGCACCTTTTCTTCCTTATCTGGGATAGCTATGCGGATTGCATCTCCCAACCatttacttataaaaaaataaagaatctttctttttttcttccactATTTAGATTATGTCAAATCCGCTTTTCAAATGATAGAGACACGTTTAAGATCATCGTTGATTTGTGGAGAAAATATATGGATGTGATTGCTTGAGAAAAAGTGAAGTTCATTCAATACATCTCGTATCCAATTCCTTGCCGATAGATAGATAACGGTTCATTCCTTCATAAAAACGACACATGCTATTCTTCTTCCATTATCCactctcttttttctattttctttttcttttcttttttgtgaaaatgctccttaatttaggaaattattaGCTTGAGACCGATCAAATTGTTTTCAGATTATTCGAATTTGAATCTTCCAAGTGGTAAAAGGATCCAATGTCTCAAATTTGCTTGAGTCATTagtaaaacaggaaaaaaaaaattgatcactgaCCATGCACCTTTTCTTCCTCATTCGGGATAGTTATGCAGATTGCATCTCCCATCCATTTTACTcatgacaaaagaaagaatatttctctttttctttcactaTTTGGATTATGCCAAATCAGCTTTTCAAAAGGAGAGAGGCAACGCACTTTTCTGAACGATAGAGACACGTTTGAGATTATTGTTGATTTGTGGAGAAAACAAATGGATGTGATTGCTTGAGGAAAACTAAAGTTCATTTAATACATTACGCATCCAATTCCTTGCCGATAGATAGATAAGGGTTCATTCCTTTGTAAAAACGACTAGTGCTAGTCTTCTTCCTTTAtccattctcttttttttttttccttttttttttcttttttgtaaaaatgCTTCTTATTTAGGAAATTATCAGCAtgagactttaaaaaaaaaatagattattcAAATTTGAATCTTAAAAGTGGTAAAAGGATCCAATGTCTCAAATTTGCTTGAGTCATTagtaaaacagaaaaagaagaaaaaattttgATCACTGACCATGCACCTTTTCTTCCTTATGTGGGATAATTATGAGGATTGCATCTCCCATccattttacttataaaaaaataaagaatctttcttttttttctttcactattTGGATTATGTCAAATCAGCTTTTCAAAAGGAGAGAGGCAACCAACTCTTCTGAACGATGGAGACACGTGGAGCACCAGTGAGTCAAAAGGTGATTGAAGGTGGGGAGATATGGGGATTTATATAGGAAAATATCTGACTGGGCGTCCAGGGAGTCACGTGGAGGACCAGTGGCTTGGAGTGTACTGCCACACGGCGACTGATTGGTATCCTCCCAAGGAGTTAACGTTCCCCGCGTTTCAGCCTCTATCCCTTATCGCATCCGCGTCCGCTATTTTTCGTTCTCATGTACAAACGCGTGTATTAAACTGAATTTGGACTGTTCTATCAAGTGGGATTGACATGGAGGCCATCAATTTTCTACGGCTCGAATTCGGTTTTGTACCGTCCGGAGGTGAAAATCGAGTCTTGAATTCAAGGCCCATTTGAGGAATAAGAAGAAGTTCACTGAACAAAACATAAATGATTTGGGAGTGGCTCCTTTTACCTATTTGTCCGCAAATACAATAATAAGACAGGAAGAAGACATTGCTCAACCAATGTCAAGAAGGTCCGTTGATAACGATGCTTGTGAAGAATCATGCTTCTTTGAACCTTCAATTGGAATtctgtttctttcatttgtaacCTGTTTATGGAATTAGGTTCAAGAACATCTCATGCACAAAGCTATAGATAATATTAGGAATATCGAAATTCATTAGGATGCTTGCAAGCTCAAGTAGATGACTGACTCCACTTGGTGCTTATTAGTTTGTtgtcctttatttttttccctcgaATATAAGATAGTTATAAGGCACCAGAGTCAATTTACATCACATATCAAAGGACTCTACTCCCCCACGACCAGCAAGCGGTGACGGACTAGCCTCAACGCACGGTGTAGCCGCCCCCATAACCAGACCCCCCTGCTGCATTTACATGTCCGCCCGCTCCGCCCGATCCACTTGATCCACCAAAGATACTCCAGCGTGCTGAACCTGCTCCGCCATTGGCATTTCCGGCCTGTCCACCTGATCCACCAGTGCCTTGCGCATATACCACATTTCCTCCAGGCTGGCCGCCATGGTCAGGTCCATAGCCGCCTCTGCCGGGGCCGTACCCACCTCCGCTGGGGCCGTACCCACCTCCACCTGGGCCGTACCCGCCTCCGCCTCAAACAGGGCCGTACCCGCCTCCGCTGGGATAGCCGCGCTCAGACATTTTGGTGTCCCTCACTTAAGGAAATATTGCCCTGCAAAGGTGTGTTGCCAGCTGAGATGGTGTGCGGTGATCGAAAGCAGGGAACACGGGGATTtatataggaaaatatttgaCCGGGTGACCAAGGAGTCTCGTGGAGGAGGACCAGTGGCTTGGAGTGTACTGCCACGCGGCGATTGACTGGCATCGTCCTAAGGAGTTAATGTTCCCCGCGTTTCAGCCACTATCCATTATCGCGTGCGCGTCGGCCATTTTTCGTTTTCTTGTACAGACTTAGCGCGTGTATTAAACTGAATTTGGACCATTTTATCAAGTGGGATTGACATGGAGGCCTTCAATTTTCAACGGCTCGAATTCGGTTTCGTACCGTCCGGAGGTGAAAATCATGCCTTGAATTCAAGGCCCATTTGAGGAATAAGAAGTTCACTGAGCAAAACATAAATGATTTGGGCGTGGCTCCTGCTACCTATTTGTCCGCAAATACAATaataagagaggaagaagacatTGCTCAACCAATGTCAAGAAGGTCCTGTCCAATCTTCATTAGCTTTTGCACCTAAATTTTCTACCAAGTCTTTCCAATTCAGTACGCGTTTCCAAATTAAGTGTTTGGTTTGCATG
This genomic stretch from Eucalyptus grandis isolate ANBG69807.140 chromosome 3, ASM1654582v1, whole genome shotgun sequence harbors:
- the LOC104439598 gene encoding glycine-rich protein DOT1, producing MSEHGYPGGGGYGPGGGGYGPGGGGYGPVGGGGGYGPGGGWYGPSGGGYGPGGGWYGPGGGGYGPSGGGYGPGAGGYGPGHGGQPGGNLVYPPGNANGGAGSACGNIFGGSSGSGGEGGRVDGAGGGNANGGAGSARWSVFAGSSGSGGKGGHVNAGGYTGR